A section of the Canis lupus baileyi chromosome 5, mCanLup2.hap1, whole genome shotgun sequence genome encodes:
- the RPA2 gene encoding replication protein A 32 kDa subunit, producing the protein MWFGGSESYGNSAFSGAGGYTQSPGGFGSPTPSQAEKKSRARAQHIVPCTISQLLSATLVDEMFKIGNVEISQVTIVGIIRHAEKAPTNIVYKIDDMTAAPMDVRQWVDTDDASSENTVVPPETYVKVAGHLRSFQNKKSLVAFKIMPLEDMNEFTAHILEVVNAHMILSKSNSQPPAGRAPISNPGMGETGNFGGISSIPANGLTVAQNQVLNLIKACPRPEGLNFQDLKNQLQHMSVASIKQAVDFLSNEGHIYSTVDDDHFKSTDAD; encoded by the exons ATGTGGTTCG GCGGATCTGAGAGCTACGGCAACTCCGCCTTTAGCGGAGCCGGCGGCTACACGCAGTCCCCGGGGGGCTTTGGATCGCCGACACCTTCGCAGGCTGAAAAGAAATCA agagcCCGAGCCCAACACATTGTACCCTGTACCATATCTCAGCTGCTTTCTGCCACTCTAGTTGATGAAATGTTCAAAATTGGGAATGTTGAGATTTCACAG GTCACTATTGTGGGTATAATCAGACACGCAGAGAAGGCCCCAACCAACATTGTATACAAAATAGATGACATGACAGCTGCACCCATGGATGTTCGCCAATGGGTTGACACAGAC gatgcCAGCAGTGAAAACACAGTGGTTCCTCCAGAGACGTATGTGAAAGTGGCTGGCCATCTGCGATCTTTTCAG AACAAGAAAAGCCTTGTAGCCTTTAAGATCATGCCTCTGGAGGATATGAATGAGTTTACCGCACATATTCTGGAAGTTGTCAATGCACACATGATCCTGAGCAAATCTAACAGCCAG CCCCCAGCAGGGAGAGCACCTATCAGCAATCCAGGAATGGGTGAAACAGGAAACTTTGGTGGGATTAGCTCCATCCCAGCAAATGGCCTCACTGTGGCCCAAAACCAG GTGCTGAATTTGATTAAGGCTTGTCCAAGACCTGAAGGATTAAACTTTCAGGATCTCAAGAACCAGCTTCAACACATGTCTGTAGCCTCAATTAA gcAAGCTGTGGATTTTCTTAGCAATGAGGGCCACATCTATTCCACTGTGGATGATGATCATTTTAAATCCACAGATGCAGACTAA